GCTTGCCCGCATGACGCTAAAAGACAAGATCGGTCAGATGAGTCAAACGATGGCTTCCGCTTTCTCCTTTGGAAATACCGTTCTTGCAGACTCTCCTCAGAAGATGGTAGAAGAGGGCCGTGTGGGCTCCATTTTGGGTGCATTCGATATGAATAAAATATACGAGTTGCAGCGCATAGCGGTCGAAAAATCGCCTCTCGGCATTCCGCTATTCTTCAACGCTGACGTTATCCACGGCTATCAGACCATTTTCCCGGTTCCTCTGGCATGGTCATGCAGCTGGGATCTGGATACGATCAGGGAAGCAGCCTCCATATCGGCCAAAGAAGCCGCAGCATCTGGCGTCACGTACAATCATGGACCCATGGTCGACGTCACGCGTGATCCGCGATGGGGGCGTGTCGTCGAAGGAGCGGGGGAAGATCCATTTTTGGGATCAGCGATTGCAAAAGCTTTGGTGGAGGGTTATCAAGGGAAATCGCTCTCAGATCCAAACACAATCATCGCTTGTCTAAAACATTTTGTGGCCTATGGTGCAGTTGAGGCAGGACGCGATTACAACACCGTCGATGTGTCCGAACAACGTTTAAGAGAAGTGTACTTGCCACCTTTCCAAGCGGGGGTGGAGGCAGGCGCAGGTTCGGTCATGAATTCGTTTAACACGATTAATGGTGTGCCTGTAGCAGGGAATAAAGATATACTGAAGACATTGCTTCGCGAAGACCTTGGCTTCGAAGGCATAGTTATATCCGATTATGGATCGATCTCCGAGTTAATCCTGCACGGCGTAGCCAAGGACAGGAAGCAGGCAGCGCAGCAGGCAATTGATGCTACATTGGATATTGAAATGGTCACATCTGTCTATGCTGAAGTATTGCCGCAATTGGTTGAAGAGGGGCTGGTGCAGGAATCACAACTGGATGAGGCTGTGAAACGAATACTCACCCTTAAGTATAGAACGGGTATTATGGATGATCCCTATCGTTATATCCGTCCTGAAGAGGCGGAGCAACTGTATATGTCTGACGAGCATCTCCGTGTAAGCCTTGATCTTGCACGCAAATCGATTGTACTCCTTAAAAACAATCAAATTCTTCCGTTATCACGAAGCCAAGACTCAACCATTGCTCTCATTGGCCCCTTTGGTAATAGTAAGGATTTGTTAGGTTCATGGCAATTTTCGAATTACTCAGATCAGACGGTTACGATTCGAGAAGGGATATCCAGCAAGCTGATCAATCCCGAAAAACTACGGATCGTCAAAGGATGCGATGTCGATCAGGTTTTAGAAGGGGGAGTAGACCAGGCAATCCAAGCGGCTATTAAGAGTGACATTGTAATCTTGTCATTGGGTGAAGGTAGCGATGAATCCGGAGAAGCCGCTTCAAAATCACAGCTTACGTTGCCTGAAGCACAGCTTCATTTGGCGCGAGAAGTGATAAAGACAGGTAAGCCAGTCATTATACTACTGACCAATGGACGTCCTCTTGTGCTTAAGGAATTGGAAGAACAGGCTGCTGCCATTGTTGAGACATGGTACCTTGGATCACAGTCAGGCCATGCTATTGCGGATGTATTATTTGGCGATTACAACCCTTCCGGAAAATTAACGATGAGTTTTCCACGGAACGAGGGACAAATCCCGGTATATTATAATCATTTCAACACAGGGAGACCGGTTAGTGTTCGCCAAGGGAAATATGCTTCCAAGTATTTGGATACACCGAATGATCCACTCTACAGTTTCGGTTATGGCATGAGCTATACCTCATACGAGTATTCAGATATTAGTCTGAACACAACACGTTTGTGTCGGAATGAAGAACTCACAGTTACGATTATTGTGCGGAATGTTGGCTCATCTGAAGGTGAAGAGATTGTGCAGATGTATGTTCAAGACATCACAGGAAGTGTTGTCAGACCTGTGAAAGAATTAAAAGGATTCGTTAAGATTAGACTTAAACCTGGTGAGAGTCAAACCGTTGAATTCAAAATTAATGAGGCGATTTTGAAGTTCTATGATCAAAAGGGCGATTTTGTGGCAGAAGAAGGAGAATTTACAGTATTTATTGGACCTAATTCGACGGAATTACACAGTAGGAACTTTGAATTAATCGATTAAAGTGAAGCCTCGAGAGACAAGAATACAGTTCCATTGAAAGTCGCTATGTTGGTATTATCCCCTTTTAGTAGACAAGAGAAAAAAGACATCTGTTAAGATGGACTTAATCTTGTCAAACGAAGGGGGTTTTTTCATGGCTAAAAAAGGACAAACTTTCCGGCGTTACTCCTTGGAATTGAAATTGGAGGCGGCCCGGCTGGTCAACGAGGAACATATGAGCATACGTGAAGTAGCGACACGTTTAAATATTCAAAATAAATCTCAGGTACAAGTGTGGGCAGCAAAAGCGAAACAGGGAATGAGTCTAGAACCTGCTACATCCAAACGGGGACGCCTTAGAACCAAGTTTTCTAGTATGGAAGAAGAGATGGCCGTCGAGGGACAAGAACATTGTTCCATTCAGAGTCGCTATTTTAGCGGCTTTTTTGATTTAAGGAACCAAGTTCTTGTCCCAAGCCAAGGACAAGAACTTGTACCGATTACCGTAATGGACAAGAACATCGTCCGATTGCCGATTAGATGTGTACTTAAGTAAAAAGTACATAAGCCCTCATTAGTACCAAATATTTTATATAAGAACATTCACATTAAAATATATTACTTATGTAACATTTCTCAAAGAAAGACTCTTAAATTATAGTTCTCTTTTTTGTCTCAGACTCTCAATAAAAACAGGTAGTTATCTGGATAAACTTAATTGAGCGAGTAAATGAAATAATAATTGCTTCTCGATCGTGTATGCGATATATTGCATATAAGAATAATTGTAATGAGGATGAAAACCATGCCAATTCCTAAAGATTTTTCCTTACCAGTCCGTATGTCCGCAAAAGAAAGAGCGTTTTCTCAGATTCAGCGATGGATCATTGATGGAACACTGCAACCAGGTGAAAAGCTTATTGATGCGGAAATGGCTGAATCGCTTGGAGTCAGCCGGACACCGATTCGGGAGGCATTTCAGTTACTCGAAGTTCAAGGCCTCGTGTCCATGCATCCAGGAAAAGAAACAAAAGTAACGAATATTGAGAAAAACGATATTTTTAAGATGTATTCAACGATGGCTGCTCTTCAGGCCTTAGCTGCTGAAATCACCGCCCAAACTATTGTTCCAGAACAGATCGAGAAACTAAGATCCATAAATTTGGAATTCGCAAGTTCTATTAAAAATGGACAAGTTTATCAGGCTATGGAGGTGGATGAGCAATTTCATAATTATATTGTGGAGCTCTCAGATAATCCTTATGTAGCTACATTTAATACATCTCTTCAGATTCACATTAGGCGATTTAAATACGTATTTTTAAAACAACCTATTACGGCTACACTAGCTTCAGTTGAAGAACATGATCAGATTATTAAAGCTTTTGAAGGCAAAAATAGCAACGATGCCCATAATTTAATGAAACAAAATTTTATTCGACCGATGCAGGAACTGAACGAAATACTTTGAAATGAGGGAAGAAACATGGAAAATAAAAAAGATCTTCGCATTCGAAGCAAGGTAATCAGTGAAGGTGCTAACCGGGTACCGAACAGAGCGATGCTGCGTGCAATTGGATTTCAAGATGAGGATTTTAAAAAGCCAATGATCGGAATAGCAAGTACGTGGAGTGAAGTAACACCGTGTAATATGCACATCAATGATTTAGCGGTGCAAGCTAAGCGGGGCGCACGTAATAACGGCGGTGCTCCACTAATTTTTAATACGATTACCGTTTCTGATGGGATCTCGATGGGGCATGGCGGGATGTTGTTCTCGCTACCAAGTCGGGAAGCTATAGCTGATTCGATTGAAATTGTGACCGGAGCCGAGCGTTTTGACGGCGTTGTTGCAATCGGTGGGTGTGACAAGAATACGCCTGCATGTTTGATGGCTATTGGACGGATGAATATTCCTTCTGTTTATGTATATGGAGGAACCATTCAACCTGGTAATCTCGACGGTAAAAAAGTGGATATCGTTTCAGCTTTTGAAGCCGTTGGGCAATATCAAGATGGAAAAATAACAGACGAACAATTGCATAAGGTCGAATGCAGTGTTTGTCCAGGTCCAGGGGCTTGTGGGGGGATGTATACCGCTAATACGATGGCCGCAGCTGCAGAAGCAATGGGTATGTGTTTGCCTGGTTCTTCTTCGACATCAGCTATCTCAGCGGATAAAGCATTGGAATGCGAAGCAGCCGGTAAGCAGGTCATCTCACTTCTTGAACAGGAAATCTACCCAAGAGACATTATGACGAAGAAAGCATTTGAGAATGCGATCACCGTTGTTATGGCTCTAGGGGGATCAACCAACGCATTTCTCCATCTGCTAGCTATTGCGCACTCCGTAGAAGTGGATTTAACCTTGGATGATTTTGAACGAATTCGCTTGCGTGTTCCTCATTTGGCAGATCTGAAGCCAAGTGGTCAGTATGTCATGCAGGATTTGAATGATATTGGTGGTGTTTCCGGGGTAATGAAGCTATTGCTCGCTGAGGGATTACTTCATGGGGATTGCCTCACCGTAACTGGTAAAACGTTGGCGGAGAATTTAGCGGAAGCTGCTCCACTACAGAATGATCAAGAGATTATACGTCCACTCAATAATCCGCTTAAACCAAATGGACCACTGGTTGTGCTTCGAGGAAACCTAGCTCCTGAAGGCGCTGTTGCCAAAATGTCAGGCATGAAGATCCAACAGTTTTCCGGACCGACAAAGGTGTACGATAGCGAAGATGAAGCGACAGAAGCGATCATGAATGATGAAATTCAAGAAGGGGACGTATTGGTCATACGCTATTGTGGACCGAAGGGTGGACCAGGTATGCCTGAGATGCTTTCCGTTACAGCACTCATTGTAGGAAAAGGTCTCGGGGGGAAAGTTGCTCTCATAACAGATGGTAGGTTCTCGGGTGGATCGCATGGATTTGTAGTCGGCCATGTATCCCCTGAGGCACAAGTAGGTGGACCGATCTCTTTGCTCCAAAATGGAGATATTATCACCATTGATAGCGACATTCAGGAAATTAAGGTTGAAGTGCCAGAAGAAGAGTTGGCCGCTCGAGCGCAAGCTTGGGTACAACCGCCACTGAAAGTGAAGTCCGGTGTACTTGCCAAATATGCTAAATTAGTTTCCTCCGCTTCCAAAGGGGCAGTAACAGATTTGATGGAATAGACAAATAAACATTGATGCTACCTATAAAATAGGAGGGGAGAAGCTGCTACAACGAATGCATGAAGCACGCGAAACAAAAAAACGCCAGCTTTAGAGATCAAGAAGTTCGCAAGAAAAAGATGAAGAATTTAGTTTCATCATTCGAAAATGAAGTGCACCCCCTAGAATAGACATTGGAAAAACCCCTGAGTTTAGCCGATGAAATTCTAGGGGGTGTATTTTTGCTTGTACCGTTTCTCGACTTTCATTAATTGGGGGTTCGTTACGAATAGCAGGCAGGTTCCGGCTAGTGCAGGAATGTTTGTGTCCAAGGACAAGAACATTGTTCCATTCAAAGTCGCTAATATAGCGGCTTTTTTGTTTTATGGAACCAAGTTCTTGTCCCATGCTGAGGACAAGAACTTGGTTCCTTTGCCGAAAAGGACAAGAACATTGTGTCATTGCAGATTAGATTGTACCCTAGATAATATAATGTCAGAGTTAATGTGATGAGATAAAAGCACAAATCGCTCTTATTAAACTCCAAAAAGCAGTTAAAGCATATGTAAAAAAACCAGGTGACGTTATTCCTTCACAGGGTGGTCTTGAGAACTGGTTGTTGTTTATCAAGGGTGTAGATACTACACATTGTGAGGTGCTGGAGATGAATGAACCAGGATTAGAGAAGGCTATAGATACCTGCAATTTTTGAGCCAAGATTACCTGTAGAACAGAGGATGAAGTCGGAAACTCATGTAAGAACCGAAGAGATACTTTAGAATACATAGCCCCGAAAACACCTTTGTACGCCGGGAAAACCTGATCTAGAACGGCCTGAAACTGCAGTTTCGTCTGCACGCACATCTTAGAAAAGGATTCGTATTGTCTCGTCAGATAACGCATATTAAGCAGTTGTACACCTCTTTTTTTGAATGGCTCGAAATCCTCCCTATAGTAAAGTTCACCCAGAAGATAGGCATCCGCAGTATCTGTTTTCACTTTACGAAGATTGGTTTTTCGAAGGCGATTAGAAATGAGCGGATTGATAACGATGAATAAATAATGATGCTCCTCAAGGAACTGAACAACGGGGCTTTGATAATGCCCGGTTGCTTCCAGAATTATTGTTGGTCGACGTCCTGATGCTTGTTCGATGTCCTGAATGGTTTGAAGCAATATCTTGAGACCATCCCTTGTATGTTCAAAATGAAAGGGCCCTCGGTATGGTTTTCCTCGATCTAAGAAAGCTTGTCCATGGCTTTCTTCTTTAGATATGTCTAGTCCTAAAACAGGGTTCATTTTATCTCTCCTTGAAATAAATTTACCGGCAGCCCCTATGAAACTCCTTGTCGCTCCACAGCATCGCATGTGATACGGGATCTATGGTCCCAACCAGCCTCAATCATGGTCATGACAAGTAGGGGTGAACATTATAGCGCTCGGGATCAAAGTCCCACGGGCAGGTACGTTCGACCCGGCTACTCTAATCCTCAAAGCTAATGCAAAAAGGATCAACCAAAAAGATATGGTTGATCTCATAATACGAACGGGCAGGTTAATGTAATGACATTTATGAGGAACATCTACTTATCATGAAGGTGGACTTTTTATCTTTCATTGCAAGGCCAATCTTACGTTGGGCCGGGAACTAAAATTCTTTTGCAATAATTCAATAGGGGGTAACGCTTAAAAATAAGCTCTGGCAGAATACTGATCCCTAACCCACTTTCCACCATCGACATGATGGCATAATCGTCCTTTCATGACTTGTTCAAAATAATTTAAATAATAGTGTAAGCATAGATGAGAATGATTAATAAATTGCTTCTTTTTTACGACATACATAAACGAATGCAGGGGGTATATTCAGAGGAACCAAGTCTATTTTTTCAATGATAAAACGTTCGGAAAGTGTATTTTTCATTTGCAGTGAATACTGAAATGCGATGAATAATCCCTGAGGCTTAAGTGCTTCATAGATCTGGTCTACTAAAGTATTTCTCAATTCAGGTTTAAGATTAAAGAAGGGCAACCCGCTGAAAATACAATCCAGCTGCTGAATATTTTCTTGATTCATGGACTCTACCAAATGAGCTGCATTGGGATAGCAGGAGGCGCCTGGGTATGTTTTCTTCAGATTAGTTCTCATGGTTTCATCCTTTTCAAATAATAACACTTTGGTGAAATCTTGTGCCTGGTTAAAGATATAACGAGTGATAGCACCTGTACCCGATCCGAGCTCGGCGACAGCCTTAGCCTCAAGCCAAGGTGCGTGATTCACCATTTTGTAAGCTAGAAACCGGGAACTAGGTAAGATACTCCCCACACTTTTGGGACTGTCGCTATTATAGTGGCTTTTTTTATTTTAAGGAACCAATTTCTTGTCCAATGCTGGGGACAAGAACATTGTGTCATTTCGGATTATCACGGGTTTGAGATGTCAGGTTATCATCATAATGTGCTTGGTCATTTCCTAAGTCTGCGTTCTGTTCTGAATGCAACTGGGGAAGGTAATGTGAAATTTGTTGGGTTTATCTATCGTGCAGGGCTGTAGAGAACATTAACAAATATGATATCTAAAGGCTTCACTCTTTATGTTGAAGAGGCGAAGCCTTTCTTTATTTTTGCACTCACTCCTCAGACAGGTTTGGTGTAGAATGACATAAAGTTACCAACCATGAAATCCCTTATAGAATAAGGTTTTTTTATTTTTTGGTAGGGAACTTTGTGTCAATGTATAGTGACATAAAGTTCCCTACTACCCTGGAGAGAAAGGATTCATAAGGTTAAATCATTTTTTTACTTTGTGTCATTTTGGTAGGCAACTTTGTGTCAGCCTTTGGAAATCTTACTAACTAAGAGCATATGAATACATTACAATAGATATCAATTACGCTAACGGGAAACGATAGCTCAATAGTACCAAAGGAGGCAGCGGATCAACATTATCGGCTGCCTTTATTGAACTAACGGACAGGATAGCTGAGGATTAATTAGGAAATGACAAAAGATAGGAATATAACCATTCATCCAATTCCAACTCGGCTGTTACCTTGTGAAGATTTATATCCGTCGTAAGTAAATACCCGCTTGTCCTATAGATAGGGACAGGCGGGTATTTATATTTGGTGAATAAAAACTTTGACTTACTACGATTCGATAATTGAATCAGGATATGATTCTTCAATAATTTTTTCTTTATCCGTTACTACTGCTTAAATTTCTCGTCCGTATGCCTCGAACTGTGTAAGTGCTGGGAATAGTGCAGGATCATTAGATTGAATTAATTCGCTAAGTTTCACCCATTCCACTTGTCTTGGTTCCAAGAGAATAGCCTGTGCTTTTCCGGATTTCTCAAGAGATGAAGTTATAGAACTGCCATCAGAAAAAGACAAGGTAACCTGCTTCCAGTAATTATCATGGGGGAAGTCAGCTCTCAGGTACAATACGATCTTATCAATTTCAACAAGCCGTCCAAAATGAAGTGTGAATTCTGCATCTAGTCGTTGATTAATTCCCCATGATTCAAATGGCCACTCTCCATGTGAATAGGTTACCGTATTGCCATTGATTGCATTTCGGGCAGCAAAGACGGCCTCACCACGCGTCTCAACATTAGCCGAAGCATGGGGGTACAACGTTGAGTTGGTATGATGATCATGTGAATTTGCGGCAAGGTTTTTGTAGGAACTAATCTCCTCATTGGATGCAACCCGTACAGTCAGCAAATGTAGTTGACCCGTAAATGACTTGGGAGAATATGAGGTTTTCTTCTCATTAAAAGGGATGCTTAGACGGTACTCTTGCCCAGACAGATATACAAAATCCGGATTCAAAGCATCATCCAGCTGGATATACAAATAGACGCCGTCCCTGGAGCTTCTGAGCACAATAGAATCTCCTGGTTGATACGGTTGATCATATACCAGATGAGTATGGTTCGTATCGGTATGTTCGGCAAGGATAGTTCCATCTTCACGCTGTACTTCAATCGTTAAATGAATCATAAATACACCTCGGTTTGTAAGATTAGGAATGACATTAACTTTAAGGATGTAAACCGCTTTCAGGACACTATGGGACGGGTCCCAAATATCAGGATGCGTCTAACAAAAACAACGTTCTATCACGTGAATTAAGTTGAGTAACCTCTATGGATTAAAGAACTGCCGAAGCATAAATACGGTGATTTCCTCCCGCGAAGATCCGCGATTCGTATGTACAATCTACTCATAATCCATATTTTTTCAAAATTGTAGCACTCGTCTCATAAACTCACAAGAGAAATTTCCCAATTTAACGGAGAATGTGAAAAAAATAGTATTTGCCCACTTTTATCATCGGATTTTGGGTACACTTCTAACCAATTTATCTATATCTTCATGAAGAAAACATTCTAAGGGAAGGAGATATCATTTTTATTTATGGAAGCGTTTACTTTTAATTCGATATTTTATTGAATCAGGAGGCTGTGAAATGAAGCAGTGCTGCAAAATTATAAAATGGATGGTTATTCGTGTGTTAGTAGTAAGTCTCTGTTTATTTATAACTACCGTTCCAAGCAGGGTATCCGCTGATGATTCGGTTATCCATACCCAGCCTGCAATCTTGGAGACGATAAGCCAAGAGGGATTCGTTCATCCTTCTATAGGTTTCACTGGTGATGCACTGAAGCTGATGCAGGAGAAGGTTGCCATTGGCGCAGAGCCGTGGGCGAGTGCATTCGAGGACTTCAGGAACAGTCGCAGTGGATCACTGGATTATGATATTCGGAATCAAAGCAAGCTGGATAAAACGAAACCCGCATATACCAAGATTGACAATGATGCAAAAGCCAAGGAAGCCAAGGTGGATGCAGAAGCGGCATTTACCCACGCAGTTATATGGGCTGCTACAGGTGATGTTCGTTACCGTGAGAAAGCAATGACCATTGTTCGTCTTTGGTCCCAAATTGATCCGGGCAATCCAAAAGGATTTACAGATTCGCACATTAGTATCGGTGATGCCATGGTTAACATGGTTAGAGCTGCCGAATTGTTGCGGTATACGGAGGGCAGCGGGGAATGGGCGTGGACGGAAACGGATACGACGAATTTTACGCAGAACTATCTGATGGCCTTCTACGATGGCAACTTCTATCATAACAATGGTCGCTGGATGAACCAGCATGGTATTATCACTCAGGCCTATATGATGGCTGCTATTTTCTCGGATAATCAGCAATGGTACCAAGAGGCTGTGGAGTGGGCAACAGCCAATAAAACGGCAACGTTCAAAGGGCAATCCGGTGATATTTTCCATCAGATTCGCTATGTCACACAAAATGAAAGAACGGGTGCACCTGTCGAGCCCCATGTACAACTTGTGGAAATGTTCCGCGATATGGGCCACGCTTCAGGAAATACGTCCACATTATCCATGATTGCCTACATGACTGAAATCCAGGGTACGAAGGTCAACCCGGACCCGGCTTCACCAACATTCGGAGAAGTGACGGAGGCTTCAGATGGTGTAGGAATGTTCGAATTCCTCGACAATCGGATATTGGCTGGAGCCAATGAGCTTGCCAAATATAATCT
Above is a window of Paenibacillus sp. E222 DNA encoding:
- a CDS encoding glycoside hydrolase family 3 N-terminal domain-containing protein, whose product is MRMEPFDFHVQFKQTSFEQNQLKATGFSHFFGERPIELELSFSVEEEFEGCILFPKIGRLELQGSRGEGPSLLAELKEEIRQLPPREMKERIDEEIANEVDALLARMTLKDKIGQMSQTMASAFSFGNTVLADSPQKMVEEGRVGSILGAFDMNKIYELQRIAVEKSPLGIPLFFNADVIHGYQTIFPVPLAWSCSWDLDTIREAASISAKEAAASGVTYNHGPMVDVTRDPRWGRVVEGAGEDPFLGSAIAKALVEGYQGKSLSDPNTIIACLKHFVAYGAVEAGRDYNTVDVSEQRLREVYLPPFQAGVEAGAGSVMNSFNTINGVPVAGNKDILKTLLREDLGFEGIVISDYGSISELILHGVAKDRKQAAQQAIDATLDIEMVTSVYAEVLPQLVEEGLVQESQLDEAVKRILTLKYRTGIMDDPYRYIRPEEAEQLYMSDEHLRVSLDLARKSIVLLKNNQILPLSRSQDSTIALIGPFGNSKDLLGSWQFSNYSDQTVTIREGISSKLINPEKLRIVKGCDVDQVLEGGVDQAIQAAIKSDIVILSLGEGSDESGEAASKSQLTLPEAQLHLAREVIKTGKPVIILLTNGRPLVLKELEEQAAAIVETWYLGSQSGHAIADVLFGDYNPSGKLTMSFPRNEGQIPVYYNHFNTGRPVSVRQGKYASKYLDTPNDPLYSFGYGMSYTSYEYSDISLNTTRLCRNEELTVTIIVRNVGSSEGEEIVQMYVQDITGSVVRPVKELKGFVKIRLKPGESQTVEFKINEAILKFYDQKGDFVAEEGEFTVFIGPNSTELHSRNFELID
- a CDS encoding transposase, whose product is MAKKGQTFRRYSLELKLEAARLVNEEHMSIREVATRLNIQNKSQVQVWAAKAKQGMSLEPATSKRGRLRTKFSSMEEEMAVEGQEHCSIQSRYFSGFFDLRNQVLVPSQGQELVPITVMDKNIVRLPIRCVLK
- a CDS encoding GntR family transcriptional regulator, with protein sequence MPIPKDFSLPVRMSAKERAFSQIQRWIIDGTLQPGEKLIDAEMAESLGVSRTPIREAFQLLEVQGLVSMHPGKETKVTNIEKNDIFKMYSTMAALQALAAEITAQTIVPEQIEKLRSINLEFASSIKNGQVYQAMEVDEQFHNYIVELSDNPYVATFNTSLQIHIRRFKYVFLKQPITATLASVEEHDQIIKAFEGKNSNDAHNLMKQNFIRPMQELNEIL
- the ilvD gene encoding dihydroxy-acid dehydratase translates to MENKKDLRIRSKVISEGANRVPNRAMLRAIGFQDEDFKKPMIGIASTWSEVTPCNMHINDLAVQAKRGARNNGGAPLIFNTITVSDGISMGHGGMLFSLPSREAIADSIEIVTGAERFDGVVAIGGCDKNTPACLMAIGRMNIPSVYVYGGTIQPGNLDGKKVDIVSAFEAVGQYQDGKITDEQLHKVECSVCPGPGACGGMYTANTMAAAAEAMGMCLPGSSSTSAISADKALECEAAGKQVISLLEQEIYPRDIMTKKAFENAITVVMALGGSTNAFLHLLAIAHSVEVDLTLDDFERIRLRVPHLADLKPSGQYVMQDLNDIGGVSGVMKLLLAEGLLHGDCLTVTGKTLAENLAEAAPLQNDQEIIRPLNNPLKPNGPLVVLRGNLAPEGAVAKMSGMKIQQFSGPTKVYDSEDEATEAIMNDEIQEGDVLVIRYCGPKGGPGMPEMLSVTALIVGKGLGGKVALITDGRFSGGSHGFVVGHVSPEAQVGGPISLLQNGDIITIDSDIQEIKVEVPEEELAARAQAWVQPPLKVKSGVLAKYAKLVSSASKGAVTDLME
- a CDS encoding class I SAM-dependent methyltransferase; amino-acid sequence: MGSILPSSRFLAYKMVNHAPWLEAKAVAELGSGTGAITRYIFNQAQDFTKVLLFEKDETMRTNLKKTYPGASCYPNAAHLVESMNQENIQQLDCIFSGLPFFNLKPELRNTLVDQIYEALKPQGLFIAFQYSLQMKNTLSERFIIEKIDLVPLNIPPAFVYVCRKKEAIY
- a CDS encoding carbohydrate-binding protein, whose protein sequence is MIHLTIEVQREDGTILAEHTDTNHTHLVYDQPYQPGDSIVLRSSRDGVYLYIQLDDALNPDFVYLSGQEYRLSIPFNEKKTSYSPKSFTGQLHLLTVRVASNEEISSYKNLAANSHDHHTNSTLYPHASANVETRGEAVFAARNAINGNTVTYSHGEWPFESWGINQRLDAEFTLHFGRLVEIDKIVLYLRADFPHDNYWKQVTLSFSDGSSITSSLEKSGKAQAILLEPRQVEWVKLSELIQSNDPALFPALTQFEAYGREI